The Salvia miltiorrhiza cultivar Shanhuang (shh) chromosome 1, IMPLAD_Smil_shh, whole genome shotgun sequence genome has a window encoding:
- the LOC131005020 gene encoding uncharacterized protein LOC131005020, with product MMECFQFFNFIIILKDSIKLCGQNWRLMALVATLSMISSSIFFFIFSASSTALVLHDLLVKESVIPIFSSVISKIISDATGVTSNLPPGFVPLYFLITFLSITATVTVSTHSCNGNRLSLKELSTSIVKSWTRPFVTAFYTTVSVVGYEALALYMAIPLLTSSLVSSNVSSRAAAVVYGIAACGLYLYVCGVWIMSLVVSVAEEDGGIAAIGKAAMMMKGRRWDAFLLNVWMNFVVLVGLIAVLGSGGGEIWLVNICCLIRILTFVAYTVLYFGGKELGVGEEVELDVEYAKLSITPLVQLYSGIQR from the coding sequence ATGATGGAATGCTTTCAGTTCTTTAATTTCATCATAATTCTGAAAGATTCCATAAAACTATGTGGCCAAAACTGGAGGTTGATGGCCTTAGTAGCCACACTCTCCATGATCTCttcttcaatcttcttcttcatcttctcgGCCTCGTCGACCGCGCTCGTGCTCCACGACCTGCTCGTGAAGGAATCCGTGATCCCAATCTTCAGCTCCGTCATCTCCAAAATCATCAGCGACGCCACAGGCGTCACCTCCAACCTCCCACCCGGTTTCGTGCCCCTCTACTTCCTCATCACATTTCTCTCCATAACGGCCACCGTTACCGTGTCAACGCATTCTTGTAACGGTAACCGTTTATCGTTAAAAGAGCTGTCTACGAGCATCGTCAAATCGTGGACTAGGCCGTTTGTAACTGCGTTTTACACGACGGTTTCCGTCGTGGGATACGAGGCCTTGGCATTGTACATGGCGATTCCGCTGCTCACTTCTTCCCTCGTTTCCTCGAACGTGTCTTCCCGAGCGGCCGCCGTTGTCTACGGCATCGCCGCCTGCGGCTTGTATCTGTACGTGTGCGGCGTTTGGATTATGAGCTTGGTAGTTTCGGTGGCGGAGGAAGATGGTGGGATTGCTGCTATTGGGAAAGCTGCGATGATGATGAAGGGGCGGAGATGGGATGCTtttttgttgaatgtttggatgaATTTTGTTGTATTGGTAGGTTTGATTGCGGTGTTGGGGAGTGGGGGTGGTGAGATTTGGTTGGTGAACATTTGTTGTTTGATTAGGATTTTGACGTTTGTGGCTTACACGGTTTTGTATTTTGGTGGCAAGGAATTAGGGGTTGGAGAGGAGGTTGAATTGGATGTTGAGTATGCTAAACTATCCATTACTCCACTTGTCCAACTATACTCGGGCATACAGAGATGA
- the LOC131005023 gene encoding putative glycine-rich cell wall structural protein 1: MAKLKSYIYASMLILATLASVSESRVARKDLGLDLGGLGIGIGTGIGIGIGGGGSGSGAGAGSGSAGGSSSSSSSSSSSSSRGGGGGGAGSEAGSSAGSSAGSRAGGGGGGGGGGSGGGGGSGHGGGAGEGSGHGEGGGHGSGYGGGGGN; the protein is encoded by the coding sequence ATGGCTAAGTTGAAGTCATACATTTATGCATCGATGCTAATCTTAGCCACCCTAGCAAGTGTTTCCGAGAGCCGGGTGGCAAGGAAAGACCTAGGCCTCGACTTGGGCGGTTTGGGCATCGGCATTGGTACTGGAATAGGCATCGGCATAGGAGGCGGTGGCAGCGGCTCCGGAGCCGGTGCAGGGTCCGGCTCAGCTGGAGGATCTAGCTCTAGTTCTAGTTCCAGTTCAAGTTCAAGTTcacgtggtggtggtggtggtggtgcggGCTCAGAAGCAGGCTCGTCAGCGGGCTCTTCCGCTGGATCAAGAGCAGGtggtggcggcggtggtggtggaggagggtCCGGTGGTGGAGGAGGATCAGGCCACGGTGGAGGGGCCGGTGAGGGAAGCGGTCATGGCGAAGGAGGGGGGCATGGATCAGGTTATGGCGGAGGTGGTGGAAATTGA
- the LOC131011519 gene encoding uncharacterized protein LOC131011519: MDLYQTLIGLADILKASVKIKLKNAKLMALPFISSSILVSLFDPNPISLACDMLLKESLFPVASSITTDFITKRPGIAENVPYLLTLFFGFFLSYFIISFFSMMAAIAVSADQKLSFKILRCWRRPFLTAFYTTVFALGYVYSALYVATPLPVFSDLSNLKDAVLFSAAAYIFYLYLSSVWILSLVVSVVEEDDSAGGIAALGKSAEIINAHKIHAFFINILVNLICFAVYFGSNLIINVGKHRMIYGVLLVSFSCYMRIFTFVAYTVLYFRAMELRLSSDVS; this comes from the coding sequence ATGGATTTGTATCAAACCCTTATTGGGTTGGCAGATATTCTGAAAGCCTCCGTAAAAATTAAACTCAAAAATGCAAAGTTGATGGCTCTTCCCTTTATTTCCTCTTCAATCTTGGTCTCCTTGTTCGACCCGAATCCGATTTCCTTGGCGTGCGACATGCTCCTCAAGGAATCCTTGTTCCCCGTCGCAAGCTCCATCACCACAGATTTCATCACCAAACGCCCAGGAATCGCAGAAAACGTCCCCtacttactaacactctttttcggtttctttctttcttatttcATCATCTCCTTTTTCTCTATGATGGCAGCCATCGCAGTTTCAGCCGACCAAAAATTATCATTCAAGATTCTGAGATGTTGGAGGAGGCCATTTCTTACAGCATTTTACACCACGGTTTTCGCCCTAGGCTACGTTTACTCTGCCTTGTACGTGGCCACCCCTCTGCCCGTTTTTTCCGACCTCTCTAACCTCAAAGATGCTGTCTTATTCTCTGCGGCTGCCTACATTTTCTATCTCTATCTCTCAAGTGTTTGGATTCTGAGTTTAGTGGTGTCGGTGGTTGAGGAAGACGACAGCGCTGGTGGGATTGCTGCACTTGGGAAATCTGCTGAAATCATCAACGCCCACAAGATACATGCATTTTTTATCAACATTCTTGTGAATCTGATTTGTTTCGCGGTATATTTTGGCTCCAATTTGATTATCAATGTTGGAAAACATCGCATGATTTATGGGGTTTTGTTGGTGAGCTTTTCATGTTATATGAGGATTTTCACATTTGTGGCATACACCGTGTTGTATTTCCGTGCAATGGAATTGAGGCTGAGTAGTGATGTATcttga
- the LOC131005019 gene encoding uncharacterized protein LOC131005019 isoform X2, whose amino-acid sequence MAEIELKTAPADFRFPTTNQTRHCFTRYIEFHSVESSHWMSNETRIASVILIFLRALLLRVKNIVTVISLPSTIVPFALENGSRSGTNRGRMGHFLGLYSVLGHQCLDLLFHHLSEASH is encoded by the exons ATGGCCGAG ATTGAACTTAAAACCGCACCAGCTGATTTTCGATTCCCCACTACCAATCAAACCCGGCATTGTTTCACCCGTTACATTGAGTTCCATAG TGTGGAGAGCTCGCATTGGATGAGCAATGAGACGAGAATAGCCTCTGTGATTCTTATATTTCTTC GTGCGTTGCTGCTAAGGGTGAAGAATATAGTGACTGTGATAAGTTTGCCAAGTACTATCGTTCCCTTTGCCCTGGAGAATGG GTCGAGAAGTGGAACGAACAGAGGGAGAATGGGACATTTCCTGGGCCTCTATAGTGTTCTTGGACATCAATGCTTGGATTTGCTATTTCACCATTTGTCTGAAGCTAGTCACTAG
- the LOC131005021 gene encoding protein FLX-like 4, producing the protein MDSRRNIPPAYDEHARMMRRDPLPSIHHHTEPFPPELLERKLASQTVEIEQLTMDNRKLAASYMALRQDLANAKGEADKIREHMRSIQNEGDIQISILLDKIAKTDADTGVGDSIKKELQAAHAEAQSLMTAKLELSVKLKQATKELDITRETINKNTEMRSELDSLKQEYQRLRKTFEYEKCSSVEKVEEMKILEKDLIGIAEEVERLRAEVLSAEMRASGAVSYSSSYMKLDNTYPLPHHGNGGYTGSFGIAHPHIVNGAAVEMMNPYASGGFPVGPQVISGLVGSAAGVNGAWGGVYTSSLAVDAQPISAPVSNAVCEEVCDTSSAQT; encoded by the exons ATGGATTCAAGAAGAAACATACCACCAGCATATGATGAGCACGCGAGGATGATGCGTCGTGATCCGTTACCTTCAATACACCATCACACAGAACCATTTCCTCCTGAACTACTAGAGCGCAAATTGGCCTCCCAGACAGTAGAAATAGAACAACTTACTATGGACAATCGTAAGCTGGCTGCTAGTTACATGGCCTTGAGGCAAGACCTTGCTAATGCAAAAGGAGAAGCAGACAAAATAAGAGAACATATGAGAAGTATTCAGAATGAAGGTGATATTCAAATTAGCATCTTGTTGGACAAGATTGCCAAAACGGATGCTGATACTGGAGTTGGGGACAGTATAAAGAAAGAACTTCAAGCAGCCCATGCTGAAGCTCAGAGCTTGATGACAGCTAAGCTAGAGTTGTCTGTTAAACTTAAGCAGGCTACGAAGGAATTGGACATCACACGCGAAACTATTAATAAAAATACGGAAATGCGTTCGGAACTTGATAGCTTGAAGCAAGAATATCAAAGATTACG CAAGACTTTTGAGTATGAAAAATGCTCAAGCGTGGAGAAAGTGGAAGAAATGAAGATTCTGGAGAAAGACCTGATTGGGATAGCTGAAGAAGTGGAGAGGTTACGTGCTGAGGTGTTAAGTGCTGAGATGAGGGCTAGTG GTGCGGTCTCATATAGCAGTTCATATATGAAATTGGATAATACATATCCACTTCCGCACCATGGTAATGGTGGTTACACAGGCAGTTTCGGCATAGCTCATCCTCATATAGTTAATGGAGCTGCAGTGGAGATGATGAATCCATATGCCAGTGGTGGATTTCCAGTCGGCCCCCAAGTAATCAGTGGCCTCGTTGGCAGCGCTGCTGGCGTTAATGGTGCTTGGGGAGGGGTTTATACTTCATCACTAGCAGTTGACGCTCAGCCGATCAGTGCTCCTGTAAGTAATGCTGTTTGTGAAGAGGTTTGTGATACGTCTAGTGCTCAGACATAG
- the LOC131005019 gene encoding cytochrome c oxidase subunit 6b-2-like isoform X3 — protein MHDVAITWVQYLDLQQNIELKTAPADFRFPTTNQTRHCFTRYIEFHRCVAAKGEEYSDCDKFAKYYRSLCPGEWVEKWNEQRENGTFPGPL, from the exons ATGCATGATGTTGCGATTACTTGGGTTCAATATCTTGATCTTCAGCAAAAT ATTGAACTTAAAACCGCACCAGCTGATTTTCGATTCCCCACTACCAATCAAACCCGGCATTGTTTCACCCGTTACATTGAGTTCCATAG GTGCGTTGCTGCTAAGGGTGAAGAATATAGTGACTGTGATAAGTTTGCCAAGTACTATCGTTCCCTTTGCCCTGGAGAATGG GTCGAGAAGTGGAACGAACAGAGGGAGAATGGGACATTTCCTGGGCCTCTATAG
- the LOC131005018 gene encoding pentatricopeptide repeat-containing protein At1g05600, with protein sequence MSVRWPRLLTPTHLSQLIRSQKNPLKAMDIFNEAKTRYPSYRHNGPVYATMIRMLGSSGRLTEMKEIVNQMKRDSCECQDSLFAGIIRTYADAGLFDEAFSLFNSLPEFNCVKYTESFNTLLEIMVKESKLEACYHFFVENCHGWEIKSRTRPLKLLMAALCQIHRSDLALHVFQEMGHQWCYRDRDTYRILMKGLCEDGRYTEATHLLYSMFWRISQKGCGSDVSIYRMLLESLCDNGQAGEAVEVLEKVLLKGLRAPKRYMKQLDLSEFRYRGDVKALINEALIRGGVRSSDGYKAMAIDLYSEGNIAEGDKVLSEMHKKGFKPSLPMYEAKIAALFNAGKVDEAMHVASKEMIENDCVPTVRLHNIVIRGLCSTRESTRAIRYLEKMSRQIGCVPNKETYSYLVDGLCCDGKYVEASQMLEKMLINAHWPGEETYNKIIKGLCLMGETYRAVMLLEEMISQAKIPQLSVWYSLVSSVCCESHRSDDLSVKLDHL encoded by the coding sequence ATGAGTGTGAGATGGCCAAGGCTTTTGACACCCACTCATCTCTCACAGCTAATACGTAGCCAGAAAAACCCATTAAAGGCTATGGATATTTTCAATGAAGCAAAGACAAGATATCCAAGTTACCGCCACAATGGTCCCGTGTATGCTACCATGATCAGAATGCTGGGGAGCTCAGGGAGATTGactgaaatgaaagaaattgtTAATCAGATGAAAAGGGACTCTTGTGAGTGCCAAGATTCACTTTTTGCCGGCATAATCAGAACTTATGCCGATGCTGGTTTGTTTGATGAAGCTTTTTCTCTATTCAATAGTCTTCCTGAATTCAACTGTGTGAAATATACAGAATCTTTTAATACTCTGTTGGAGATAATGGTGAAGGAATCCAAGCTAGAAGCATGTTATCACTTTTTTGTGGAGAATTGTCATGGTTGGGAAATCAAGTCTCGAACCCGTCCCTTGAAACTGCTCATGGCTGCTCTTTGCCAGATACACCGTTCAGACCTTGCACTTCACGTATTCCAAGAAATGGGCCATCAGTGGTGCTATCGTGATAGGGATACGTATAGGATCTTGATGAAGGGTTTGTGCGAAGACGGAAGATATACTGAGGCAACTCATTTGCTGTATTCTATGTTTTGGAGGATTTCTCAGAAGGGTTGTGGTTCGGACGTGTCCATATACAGAATGCTATTGGAGTCTCTATGTGACAATGGACAGGCCGGAGAGGCTGTGGAAGTGCTCGAGAAGGTCTTGCTAAAAGGCCTTCGGGCTCCAAAAAGATACATGAAGCAGCTCGATTTAAGTGAGTTCCGCTACAGAGGTGATGTCAAAGCTTTGATCAACGAGGCTCTGATCAGAGGTGGAGTTCGAAGCTCAGATGGTTACAAGGCCATGGCTATCGACCTCTACTCAGAAGGAAACATTGCTGAAGGTGACAAGGTGCTCAGCGAAATGCACAAGAAAGGCTTCAAACCATCTTTGCCAATGTACGAGGCGAAGATAGCAGCATTATTCAACGCAGGCAAGGTGGATGAAGCAATGCACGTGGCCAGCAAGGAAATGATCGAGAATGACTGTGTTCCAACTGTGAGGTTACACAACATCGTGATAAGAGGACTCTGCAGCACGAGAGAATCAACCCGAGCTATCAGGTACTTGGAGAAGATGTCTAGACAAATTGGCTGTGTTCCTAATAAAGAGACCTACTCCTACCTTGTTGATGGATTGTGTTGTGATGGTAAATACGTCGAAGCTAGTCAGATGTTGGAGAAGATGTTGATCAACGCGCACTGGCCTGGCGAAGAAACATACAATAAGATCATCAAGGGACTTTGCTTAATGGGGGAGACATACAGAGCTGTAATGTTGCTGGAGGAGATGATTAGCCAAGCTAAAATCCCTCAACTTTCTGTTTGGTATTCATTAGTATCTTCTGTTTGTTGTGAGAGCCACCGCAGTGATGATTTGTCTGTAAAACTAGATCACTTATAG
- the LOC131005019 gene encoding cytochrome c oxidase subunit 6b-2-like isoform X4 — protein MAEIELKTAPADFRFPTTNQTRHCFTRYIEFHRCVAAKGEEYSDCDKFAKYYRSLCPGEWVEKWNEQRENGTFPGPL, from the exons ATGGCCGAG ATTGAACTTAAAACCGCACCAGCTGATTTTCGATTCCCCACTACCAATCAAACCCGGCATTGTTTCACCCGTTACATTGAGTTCCATAG GTGCGTTGCTGCTAAGGGTGAAGAATATAGTGACTGTGATAAGTTTGCCAAGTACTATCGTTCCCTTTGCCCTGGAGAATGG GTCGAGAAGTGGAACGAACAGAGGGAGAATGGGACATTTCCTGGGCCTCTATAG
- the LOC131005019 gene encoding uncharacterized protein LOC131005019 isoform X1, with translation MHDVAITWVQYLDLQQNIELKTAPADFRFPTTNQTRHCFTRYIEFHSVESSHWMSNETRIASVILIFLRALLLRVKNIVTVISLPSTIVPFALENGSRSGTNRGRMGHFLGLYSVLGHQCLDLLFHHLSEASH, from the exons ATGCATGATGTTGCGATTACTTGGGTTCAATATCTTGATCTTCAGCAAAAT ATTGAACTTAAAACCGCACCAGCTGATTTTCGATTCCCCACTACCAATCAAACCCGGCATTGTTTCACCCGTTACATTGAGTTCCATAG TGTGGAGAGCTCGCATTGGATGAGCAATGAGACGAGAATAGCCTCTGTGATTCTTATATTTCTTC GTGCGTTGCTGCTAAGGGTGAAGAATATAGTGACTGTGATAAGTTTGCCAAGTACTATCGTTCCCTTTGCCCTGGAGAATGG GTCGAGAAGTGGAACGAACAGAGGGAGAATGGGACATTTCCTGGGCCTCTATAGTGTTCTTGGACATCAATGCTTGGATTTGCTATTTCACCATTTGTCTGAAGCTAGTCACTAG
- the LOC131005022 gene encoding sugar transporter ERD6-like 4 gives MGMTDDFEASLQVLRGFDTDISVEVNEIKRSVASTSRRTAIRFADLKVRRYWLPLMIGIGLLVFQQLSGTNGVIFYSTTIFESAGISLSNAATVGVGIIQVIATGVSTWLVTWWTKSGAGFFYLYPLLGWLSVS, from the exons ATGGGCATGACTGATGACTTTGAAGCTTCTTTGCAAGTACTTCGTGGTTTTGACACTGATATTTCAGTTGAAGTAAATGAAATCAAG AGGTCCGTGGCTTCAACAAGCCGAAGAACAGCTATCCGGTTTGCAGATCTCAAAGTGAGACGATATTGGCTACCTTTGATG ATAGGAATTGGATTACTTGTCTTCCAACAGCTATCTGGAACGAATGGTGTTATCTTCTACTCCACTACTATATTTGAGTCAGCTG GAATCTCGTTAAGCAATGCTGCTACAGTAGGAGTCGGCATTATTCAG GTCATTGCTACTGGAGTTTCAACATGGTTGGTGACTTGGTGGACAAAATCGGGCGCAGGGTTCTTTTACTT ATATCCTCTTCTGGGATGGCTCTCAGTCTCCTAG
- the LOC131005017 gene encoding tetraspanin-8-like, giving the protein MRVSNNLVGILNFVTLLLSIPIIGGGIWLSKQADTDCERFLDTPVIVLGVFVLLVSIAGLVGSCCRVTWLLWVYLLVMFLLILLLFCFTIFAFVVTNKGAGKAVSDRGYKEYRLGDYSNWLQKRVNGNWGKIRSCLEDSKVCQKLLAAGSTPVTEFYKEHLSALQSGCCKPSDDCNFQYISPTNWTSSATPTSPNPDCAKWSNEPNKLCYECDSCKAGLLDNIKSDWKKVAVINIVFLVFLVIVYTVGCCAFRNNREDHSWKRYP; this is encoded by the exons ATGCGCGTGAGCAACAATCTGGTAGGAATTCTGAACTTCGTGACGCTACTGCTTTCGATTCCGATAATCGGCGGCGGGATATGGCTGTCGAAGCAGGCGGACACGGATTGCGAGCGATTCCTGGACACGCCGGTGATCGTGCTGGGGGTGTTCGTGCTGCTCGTGTCTATCGCGGGGCTGGTGGGGTCCTGCTGCCGCGTCACGTGGCTGCTGTGGGTGTACCTGCTCGTGATGTTTCTGTTGATCCTGCTGCTCTTCTGCTTCACGATCTTCGCTTTCGTCGTCACGAATAAGGGCGCCGGGAAGGCTGTTTCCGACAGAGGATACAAGGAGTACAGGCTTGGGGATTACTCCAATTGGTTGCAGAAGAGGGTCAACGGTAACTGGGGTAAGATTAGGAGTTGTTTGGAGGATAGTAAGGTTTGCCAGAAGCTGCTTGCAGCTGGGTCAACTCCAGTCACTGAGTTTTATAAGGAGCATCTCTCTGCGCTTCAG TCTGGTTGCTGTAAGCCATCAGACGACTGCAACTTCCAATATATCAGCCCAACAAACTGGACTTCTAGCGCAACTCCCACATCCCCGAATCCAGACTGCGCTAAATGGAGCAACGAGCCAAACAAATTGTGCTACGAGTGCGACTCATGCAAGGCCGGGCTGCTGGATAACATCAAGAGTGACTGGAAGAAGGTGGCTGTGATCAACATAGTCTTCCTTGTGTTCCTCGTCATCGTCTACACGGTGGGATGCTGCGCCTTCAGGAACAACAGGGAAGACCACTCTTGGAAACGATACCCTTGA